One Deinococcus reticulitermitis DNA segment encodes these proteins:
- a CDS encoding V-type ATP synthase subunit E — MALDKLLENEAHAEIERIRAEARGRAEQIVADARERAESLLHSRQRQLDAQRQAGLVRARSAADLELNASRLTASESGVTQVYQMVEDYLSSVTQAPEYSSILARLIQQGLEAVPDAEAIEVNPAEMDIARPLVGGVELRENRNIRGGVRVVARGGKSGVTNTLAGRLERVKAEMAPQISRMLAE, encoded by the coding sequence ATGGCCCTCGACAAGCTCCTCGAAAATGAAGCGCACGCCGAGATCGAGCGCATTCGCGCCGAAGCTCGGGGACGCGCGGAGCAGATCGTGGCCGACGCGCGGGAGCGGGCCGAGAGCCTGCTGCACAGCCGGCAGCGTCAGCTCGACGCCCAGCGTCAGGCAGGGCTCGTGCGCGCCCGCTCCGCCGCGGACCTCGAACTCAACGCCTCGCGCCTGACCGCCAGCGAGTCGGGTGTGACCCAGGTCTACCAGATGGTCGAGGACTACCTCAGCAGCGTGACGCAGGCGCCCGAGTACAGCAGCATCCTCGCCCGGCTGATTCAGCAGGGTCTGGAGGCCGTGCCGGACGCCGAAGCGATCGAGGTCAACCCGGCAGAGATGGACATCGCCCGGCCCCTGGTCGGCGGCGTCGAGCTGCGCGAAAACCGCAATATCCGGGGCGGGGTGCGCGTGGTGGCCCGCGGCGGTAAAAGCGGCGTCACCAACACCCTCGCCGGGCGGCTGGAGCGCGTGAAGGCCGAGATGGCTCCGCAGATCAGCCGGATGCTCGCCGAGTAA
- a CDS encoding V-type ATP synthase subunit K, with translation MTKTHKIILAAALLALASTGLAQETVTTTGAATNNEGLAAIGKGLALGLGALGTGVAQARIGSSLVGAAAEDSSKLGQLLLVFLLPETLVIFGFLALFLI, from the coding sequence ATGACCAAGACCCACAAGATCATCCTCGCCGCTGCCCTCCTCGCCCTCGCCAGCACCGGTCTGGCGCAGGAAACCGTGACCACGACGGGCGCGGCGACCAACAATGAGGGCCTCGCCGCCATCGGCAAGGGCCTCGCGCTCGGCCTCGGCGCCCTGGGCACCGGCGTGGCGCAGGCGCGCATCGGTTCCTCACTCGTGGGCGCCGCTGCGGAAGACTCGAGCAAGCTCGGTCAGCTTCTGCTCGTGTTCCTGCTGCCGGAAACCCTCGTGATCTTCGGCTTCCTGGCGCTCTTCCTGATCTGA
- a CDS encoding V-type ATP synthase subunit I: MINPMQQVVIAVRKRDSEAVIAALQDAGVLHLKPISGGPLNTGNLSGNDAQERREDERLLARAESTIAELGAYRPAPAPLPAQSEWGNVVEGVAQPVSVLARQRQELQSDLDVDRTYGDAVRALARMVGTLDRSRRLALVPFLASPGDNLAELDRALRASLGDRFTVAAESVGQNRVGVIATLRADRDAARAALSKARLGELRLPGRFDTMPVSDAAAEMEQIRQGGEARQRQLNAERDRLAQQHGPALFAVRDALKDRVAIHDVRAVSARGKYSLAMQGYVPADRVPALQSAVAAFGDAVSYELHPVDEHHDHGVPVELKNTGYVTPFQNTVMGLMSLPKYGTFDPTWVVAWFFPLFFGIIMADIGYGLLFLAFGMWLLGKARRGEGWNVPLLGAYLSPQTLRDLGFVTNVMAAWTIFWGFLTGEFFGTLLEHMHFFYINPPLLDRLWGWTGLTFPVDPYRAEEGYYRGLIPILFPRLETEYFGNVALVFALLFGILQVLWGWGIRVQQGLKHKDQVHVWEGLAMFGGVGALILLAFISRGAQDFGALTNFADPRVWLMIAGFVLFVVGYLRVSKQFPMLPIELMSQGGSVVSYARIFAVGLVSAILAKLCTDLGWAMYESIGFLGIILGIVIGALLHLFVLALTLIGHILQPIRLHMVEFLNPTGFNNETSPRYNPLRRLSPASRASAPASSIPVTTASGQQVK, translated from the coding sequence GTGATCAACCCCATGCAGCAGGTCGTGATCGCGGTGCGTAAGCGCGACAGCGAAGCCGTGATCGCGGCGTTGCAAGACGCCGGCGTGCTGCACCTCAAGCCCATCTCGGGCGGGCCGCTGAACACCGGCAATCTGTCGGGCAACGACGCCCAGGAGCGGCGCGAGGACGAGCGGCTGCTCGCCCGCGCCGAGAGCACCATCGCCGAACTCGGCGCCTATCGCCCGGCCCCCGCGCCGCTGCCTGCTCAGAGCGAGTGGGGCAATGTGGTCGAAGGGGTCGCGCAGCCCGTATCGGTGCTTGCCCGGCAGCGCCAGGAATTGCAGTCGGACCTCGATGTCGACCGCACCTATGGCGACGCGGTGCGCGCCCTCGCGCGGATGGTCGGAACCCTCGACCGCAGCCGCCGCTTGGCGCTCGTGCCGTTTCTGGCGTCCCCCGGTGACAACCTCGCCGAACTCGACCGAGCGCTGCGCGCGAGCCTCGGAGACCGCTTCACGGTGGCCGCCGAGAGCGTGGGGCAAAATCGTGTCGGCGTGATCGCCACGTTGCGGGCCGACCGCGACGCCGCCCGCGCCGCCCTGAGCAAGGCCCGCCTGGGCGAACTGCGCCTCCCCGGACGCTTCGACACCATGCCGGTGTCGGACGCCGCCGCCGAGATGGAGCAGATCCGTCAGGGCGGCGAGGCCCGGCAGCGCCAGCTCAACGCCGAGCGTGACCGGCTTGCCCAGCAGCACGGACCGGCGCTGTTCGCCGTGCGCGACGCGCTGAAAGACCGCGTGGCGATCCATGACGTGCGTGCGGTGTCGGCGCGCGGCAAGTACAGCCTCGCCATGCAGGGCTACGTGCCTGCCGACCGCGTGCCCGCCCTGCAAAGTGCGGTGGCCGCTTTCGGCGACGCGGTAAGCTACGAGCTTCACCCGGTCGACGAGCACCACGACCACGGCGTGCCGGTCGAGCTCAAAAACACCGGCTACGTGACCCCCTTCCAGAACACCGTGATGGGCCTGATGAGCCTGCCCAAGTACGGGACCTTCGATCCCACCTGGGTGGTCGCCTGGTTTTTCCCGCTGTTCTTCGGCATCATCATGGCCGACATCGGCTATGGGCTGCTGTTCCTCGCGTTCGGGATGTGGCTGCTCGGCAAGGCGCGGCGCGGCGAAGGCTGGAACGTGCCGCTGCTGGGGGCCTACCTCTCGCCGCAGACCCTACGTGACCTCGGCTTCGTGACCAACGTGATGGCGGCCTGGACGATCTTCTGGGGCTTCCTGACCGGCGAGTTTTTCGGCACGCTGCTCGAGCACATGCATTTCTTCTACATCAACCCGCCGCTCCTGGACCGGCTGTGGGGCTGGACTGGCCTGACCTTCCCGGTCGATCCCTACCGGGCCGAGGAGGGCTACTACCGGGGCCTGATCCCGATTCTTTTCCCGCGCCTCGAGACCGAGTACTTCGGCAACGTCGCCCTGGTGTTCGCGCTGCTTTTCGGCATCCTGCAAGTGTTGTGGGGCTGGGGCATCCGTGTGCAGCAAGGCCTCAAACACAAGGACCAGGTCCATGTCTGGGAAGGCCTCGCCATGTTCGGCGGCGTCGGCGCACTGATCCTGCTCGCCTTCATCAGCCGCGGCGCCCAGGACTTCGGCGCGCTGACCAACTTCGCTGACCCCCGCGTGTGGCTGATGATCGCCGGGTTCGTGCTCTTTGTCGTCGGCTATCTGCGCGTCTCCAAGCAGTTCCCGATGCTGCCCATCGAACTGATGAGCCAGGGCGGCTCGGTCGTGAGTTATGCCCGTATCTTCGCGGTCGGCCTCGTCTCGGCGATTCTCGCCAAGCTCTGCACCGATCTCGGGTGGGCGATGTACGAGAGCATCGGCTTTCTCGGCATCATCCTCGGGATCGTGATCGGTGCGCTGCTGCATCTCTTCGTGCTGGCGCTGACCCTGATCGGCCACATTCTGCAACCCATCCGTCTTCACATGGTCGAGTTCCTGAACCCCACGGGCTTCAATAACGAGACCAGCCCCCGCTACAACCCCCTGCGCCGCCTGAGCCCCGCCTCCCGCGCCTCGGCCCCGGCGTCTTCCATTCCGGTGACGACTGCCTCCGGGCAGCAGGTCAAATAA
- a CDS encoding V-type ATPase subunit subunit G family protein: MDVSSRVLSELASREAALDGQIEAAREEARREVEAAEQEARRIVAEAEARAAQMQAEHDRALEAETQQIRDQARAQAEAQAHGTRERAGSRVQQAAEQVLRAVLP; the protein is encoded by the coding sequence TTGGACGTTTCAAGTCGAGTCTTGAGTGAGCTGGCGAGCCGTGAAGCGGCGCTGGACGGTCAGATCGAAGCGGCGCGCGAGGAAGCCCGGCGGGAAGTCGAGGCGGCCGAGCAAGAAGCGCGGCGCATCGTTGCGGAAGCTGAGGCCCGCGCCGCCCAGATGCAGGCCGAGCACGACCGGGCGCTGGAAGCCGAAACCCAGCAGATCCGGGACCAGGCCCGCGCGCAGGCCGAGGCGCAGGCCCACGGCACCCGTGAACGGGCCGGCAGCCGCGTGCAGCAGGCCGCCGAACAGGTGCTGAGGGCGGTGCTGCCGTGA
- a CDS encoding ammonium transporter: MNPPRLLWPALLLTLVSSSALAAKPELNAGDTAWMLVSAALVLLMTPGLALFYGGLTRAQSVLNTMMMSVVSIGLVGVLWMLAGYSFAFGEGGAFFGDFAHLGLSGLAGELTGTVPSYVFAAFQAMFAIIAVALISGAVVERMRFGAFVLFGALWSLLIYAPLAHWVWSANGWLFKDGALDFAGGTVIHISAGVSALVAAFVLGPRIGYPRSVHVPHNVPLVLLGAGLLWFGWMGFNAGSALAANQTAALAFITTLIAPAAAMLTWLAWEAQSGKPTAVGAATGVVVGLVAITPACAFVAPWAAALVGVLGASASYWAVGFKHRLRADDSLDVFACHGVAGIVGALLTGLLAWTTGSGKPVGEQFVTQLISVVASLLYAGAGSFVLLRVVGVLTPLRLPAQQEITGIDLSAHREQGYGEREPGLGAPIFLGGD; the protein is encoded by the coding sequence ATGAATCCACCCAGACTGCTGTGGCCCGCGCTTCTGCTCACCCTCGTTTCGTCCTCGGCGCTCGCGGCCAAGCCGGAGCTGAATGCGGGCGATACCGCCTGGATGCTCGTGTCGGCGGCGCTCGTGCTGCTGATGACGCCGGGGCTCGCCCTGTTCTACGGTGGCCTGACCCGCGCCCAGAGTGTGCTGAACACCATGATGATGAGCGTCGTGTCCATCGGCCTCGTCGGCGTGCTGTGGATGCTCGCCGGCTACTCCTTCGCCTTCGGGGAGGGCGGCGCTTTTTTCGGGGACTTTGCACACCTCGGCTTGAGTGGGCTGGCGGGCGAGCTGACCGGCACCGTGCCGAGCTACGTCTTTGCGGCCTTCCAGGCGATGTTCGCGATCATTGCCGTGGCCCTGATCTCTGGGGCCGTCGTCGAGCGGATGCGCTTCGGGGCCTTCGTGCTTTTCGGGGCGCTCTGGAGCCTGCTGATCTACGCGCCGCTCGCGCATTGGGTCTGGAGCGCGAACGGCTGGCTGTTCAAAGACGGCGCGCTCGATTTCGCGGGCGGCACGGTGATTCATATCTCGGCGGGGGTCTCGGCGCTGGTGGCCGCATTCGTGCTCGGGCCGCGCATCGGGTATCCGCGCAGCGTGCATGTGCCGCACAACGTGCCGCTCGTGCTGCTCGGCGCCGGGCTGCTGTGGTTCGGCTGGATGGGCTTCAACGCCGGCTCGGCGCTCGCGGCCAACCAGACTGCCGCGCTCGCCTTCATCACCACCCTGATCGCGCCCGCCGCCGCGATGCTGACCTGGCTCGCGTGGGAAGCCCAGAGCGGCAAACCCACCGCCGTCGGCGCCGCGACGGGCGTGGTTGTCGGGCTCGTCGCCATCACCCCCGCCTGCGCCTTCGTCGCGCCCTGGGCCGCCGCCCTGGTAGGCGTGCTCGGCGCGAGCGCGAGCTACTGGGCCGTGGGGTTCAAGCACCGCCTGCGGGCCGACGACAGCCTCGACGTGTTCGCCTGCCACGGGGTCGCCGGCATCGTGGGGGCGCTACTGACCGGGCTGCTCGCCTGGACGACAGGCAGTGGCAAGCCGGTCGGCGAGCAGTTCGTCACCCAGCTCATCAGCGTGGTGGCCTCGCTCCTGTACGCCGGCGCCGGGTCTTTCGTGCTGCTGAGGGTCGTGGGCGTCCTGACCCCCCTGCGTCTGCCGGCGCAGCAGGAGATCACCGGCATCGATCTCAGCGCGCACCGCGAGCAGGGCTACGGCGAGCGCGAGCCCGGCCTCGGCGCGCCGATCTTTCTCGGCGGGGACTGA
- a CDS encoding P-II family nitrogen regulator — MKLVTAVVRPERVQQVKSALFGAGISGFTLAKVSGHGGEREIVEQYRGTRVMVEFRDKVEFRMAVSEPFVQLAIDAILSGARTGEVGDGKIFVQPLERVIRIRTGEENDDALTPVSERRLAPVT, encoded by the coding sequence GTGAAACTGGTCACGGCAGTCGTGCGCCCGGAGCGGGTGCAGCAGGTCAAGTCGGCGCTGTTCGGAGCCGGCATCAGCGGCTTCACGCTCGCCAAGGTGAGCGGGCACGGCGGCGAACGGGAGATCGTCGAGCAGTACCGGGGCACGCGGGTGATGGTGGAGTTCCGCGACAAGGTGGAATTCCGCATGGCCGTGAGCGAGCCGTTCGTGCAGCTCGCCATCGACGCGATTCTCAGCGGCGCGCGCACCGGCGAAGTGGGCGACGGCAAGATTTTCGTGCAGCCGCTCGAGCGCGTGATCCGCATCCGCACCGGCGAGGAAAACGACGACGCCCTCACCCCCGTCAGCGAACGGCGTCTGGCGCCGGTCACCTGA
- a CDS encoding DNA topoisomerase IB, protein MPSRTELLTEDYLRRAGQDPKAFEYFYPDGTPYTDAAGLARIAALAVPPGYEGVYVSPDPDNELQAFGRDAAGRLQYRYHPDFVQAGALKKWQRLTRFAGALPTLRAATTADLRASGLPPRKVTALMTRLLHVARFRVGSDIYARQHKTYGLSTLRQRHVRVDGSTVTFRFKGKHGVSQHKATTDRTLANNVGKLLELPGPWLFQAVPQEGGRRRVRSTELNTYLREVIGPFTAKDFRTWGGTLLAAEYLAENGTEDSERRAKKVLVDCVKFVAEDLGNTPAVTRGSYICPVIFDRYLEGKVLDDYEPRTARQEAELGGLTRSEAALKRMLDSERELRPRRR, encoded by the coding sequence ATGCCCTCCCGCACCGAGCTGCTCACCGAGGATTACCTGCGCCGCGCCGGCCAGGACCCCAAAGCCTTCGAGTACTTCTACCCCGACGGCACGCCCTACACCGACGCGGCGGGCCTCGCCCGGATCGCCGCGCTCGCCGTGCCGCCCGGTTACGAAGGTGTGTACGTGTCGCCCGATCCGGACAACGAACTCCAGGCGTTCGGGCGTGACGCGGCGGGGCGGCTCCAGTACCGCTACCACCCCGATTTCGTGCAGGCGGGGGCGCTGAAAAAGTGGCAGCGCCTGACCCGCTTTGCCGGCGCGCTGCCGACGCTCAGGGCGGCGACCACCGCCGATCTGCGCGCCTCCGGCCTGCCGCCGCGCAAGGTGACGGCGCTGATGACGCGGCTGCTGCACGTCGCGCGTTTCCGCGTTGGGAGCGACATCTACGCCAGGCAGCACAAGACTTACGGCCTGAGCACCCTGCGCCAGCGGCACGTGCGGGTAGACGGCTCCACCGTGACCTTCCGGTTCAAGGGCAAGCACGGCGTCTCGCAGCACAAGGCGACCACCGACCGCACGCTCGCGAACAACGTGGGCAAACTGCTCGAACTGCCGGGGCCGTGGCTGTTTCAGGCCGTGCCGCAGGAGGGAGGGCGGCGCCGCGTCCGCTCGACCGAGCTCAACACCTACCTGCGTGAAGTGATCGGCCCCTTCACCGCCAAGGACTTCCGCACCTGGGGCGGCACCCTGCTCGCCGCCGAATACCTCGCCGAAAATGGCACTGAGGACTCCGAGCGCCGCGCGAAGAAGGTGCTTGTGGACTGCGTGAAGTTCGTCGCCGAGGATCTGGGCAATACCCCCGCCGTCACCCGGGGCAGCTACATCTGCCCGGTGATCTTCGACCGGTATCTCGAAGGCAAGGTGCTCGACGACTACGAACCGCGCACCGCCCGCCAGGAGGCCGAACTCGGGGGCCTGACCCGCAGCGAGGCGGCCCTGAAACGGATGCTCGACAGCGAACGGGAACTCCGCCCGCGCCGGCGCTGA
- a CDS encoding uracil-DNA glycosylase has translation MSMGEAGVQVVWFKRDLRLRDHAPLAEAARRGPVLPLYVYEPEQLAHEEFGGHHLSYLGECLRELSDGLASLGAPLVLRRGEVTEVLEGLHAEHPIAGLWSHEETGNGVSFQRDRRVRAWARARGVPMTELPQNGVVRRLRDRDGWAATWEERMTAPIVAGPEQLHGVQAGSCGVLSHAELGVGANTKRIPPGGEAAAHEVLHSFLTVRGVNYMREMSSPVTAEESCSRLSAPLAFGTVSLREVLQATRQRLAQVRGDETADPRWVRSLRSFESRLHWHCHFMQRLESEPAMEVRNLNPAFDGLRPDVGQAGWNAEHFGRYQAGQTGYPLVDACLRMLLETGWLNFRMRAMLMSFSSQLLWLHWRRPGLFLAHHWLDNEPGIHWAQTQMQSSTVGINKVRIYNPTLQAREQDPSGDFIRRWVPELADVPTDFIHAPWEWSGAGRLAYPAPVVDAAAAAREARRRIASVRATPEFEPQARRVYLKHGSRKKADLRAERAARGLAPPSAPSSSKPATRKPASRKKVPPMTDQPDLFGLVPEAPKPLFPTGLPDDWKAALEGEFSAPYFYELRDFLVEERKAHTIYPPAPDVFNALRFTPLSEVKVLILGQDPYHRPGQAHGLSFSVRPGVPVPPSLRNIYKELAGDIPGFTPPKHGFLRAWAEQGVLLLNAVLTVREGQANSHQGKGWEHLTDAIIRAVNAKPDRVVFVLWGSYARKKRKLITGGQHIIIESGHPSPLSETYFFGTRPFSKVNAALEEAGKTPIEWQLPVVAEE, from the coding sequence ATGTCAATGGGCGAGGCCGGCGTGCAAGTCGTGTGGTTCAAGAGAGACCTGCGCCTGCGCGACCACGCCCCCCTCGCCGAGGCCGCGCGGCGCGGGCCGGTGCTGCCGCTCTACGTCTATGAGCCCGAGCAACTCGCGCACGAGGAGTTCGGCGGCCACCACCTGAGCTACCTGGGCGAGTGCCTGCGCGAACTCTCGGACGGCCTGGCGTCTCTCGGCGCTCCGCTCGTGCTGCGGCGCGGGGAGGTGACCGAGGTGCTGGAGGGGTTGCACGCCGAGCACCCCATCGCCGGCCTCTGGTCCCACGAGGAGACGGGCAACGGGGTCAGCTTCCAGCGCGACCGCCGGGTGCGGGCCTGGGCACGGGCGCGCGGCGTTCCCATGACCGAGCTTCCCCAAAACGGCGTCGTGCGCCGGCTGCGCGACCGGGACGGTTGGGCCGCCACCTGGGAAGAGCGGATGACGGCGCCGATTGTTGCTGGACCCGAGCAATTGCACGGCGTGCAGGCCGGCTCCTGCGGCGTTCTCTCCCACGCGGAACTCGGGGTGGGGGCGAACACCAAGCGGATTCCGCCGGGGGGCGAAGCTGCCGCCCACGAGGTCCTGCACTCCTTTCTCACCGTGCGTGGCGTGAACTACATGCGCGAGATGAGCAGCCCGGTCACCGCCGAGGAGAGCTGTTCGCGACTCTCGGCGCCGCTCGCCTTCGGGACGGTCTCGCTGCGCGAGGTCTTGCAGGCGACCCGGCAACGGCTCGCGCAGGTGAGAGGCGACGAAACGGCTGACCCGCGCTGGGTGCGCTCGCTGCGCTCCTTCGAGTCGCGGCTGCACTGGCACTGCCACTTCATGCAGCGTCTCGAATCCGAGCCGGCGATGGAGGTCCGCAACCTCAACCCGGCCTTCGACGGCCTGCGCCCGGACGTGGGCCAGGCGGGCTGGAACGCCGAGCATTTCGGGCGCTACCAGGCGGGGCAGACCGGCTACCCGCTCGTGGACGCCTGCCTGCGGATGCTGCTGGAGACCGGCTGGCTCAATTTCCGGATGCGCGCGATGCTGATGTCCTTTTCGAGCCAGCTCCTGTGGCTGCACTGGCGCCGGCCCGGGCTCTTTCTCGCCCACCACTGGCTCGACAACGAACCCGGCATCCACTGGGCACAGACCCAGATGCAGAGTTCCACCGTCGGCATCAACAAGGTCCGCATCTACAACCCCACCTTGCAGGCGCGCGAGCAGGACCCGTCGGGCGACTTTATCCGCCGCTGGGTGCCGGAGCTGGCGGACGTGCCCACCGACTTCATCCACGCGCCCTGGGAGTGGAGCGGCGCGGGGCGGCTGGCGTACCCGGCGCCGGTGGTGGACGCGGCGGCGGCGGCGCGCGAGGCCCGGCGGCGCATCGCCAGCGTGCGCGCTACCCCCGAGTTTGAACCGCAGGCGCGGCGCGTCTACCTTAAGCACGGCAGCCGCAAAAAGGCCGACCTGCGCGCTGAGCGTGCCGCGCGGGGCCTGGCGCCCCCATCCGCTCCCTCCTCCAGCAAGCCCGCCACCAGAAAGCCCGCCTCCAGAAAGAAGGTGCCCCCCATGACGGATCAGCCTGACCTCTTCGGCCTCGTGCCCGAGGCCCCCAAGCCCCTCTTTCCGACCGGCCTCCCCGACGACTGGAAAGCCGCGCTGGAGGGCGAATTCTCGGCGCCTTACTTCTACGAATTGCGCGACTTTCTGGTGGAGGAGCGCAAGGCGCACACCATCTACCCGCCCGCGCCCGACGTGTTCAACGCGCTGCGTTTTACGCCGCTCTCGGAGGTCAAGGTGTTGATTCTCGGTCAGGACCCCTACCACCGCCCGGGGCAGGCGCACGGCCTGAGCTTCAGCGTGCGCCCCGGCGTGCCGGTGCCGCCGAGCCTGCGCAACATCTACAAGGAGCTGGCGGGGGACATCCCCGGCTTCACGCCGCCCAAGCACGGTTTCCTGCGCGCCTGGGCCGAGCAGGGCGTGCTGCTGCTCAACGCCGTGCTCACCGTGCGCGAGGGCCAGGCCAACAGCCACCAGGGCAAAGGCTGGGAGCACCTCACCGACGCCATCATCCGGGCCGTCAACGCCAAACCCGACCGGGTGGTGTTCGTGCTGTGGGGCAGCTACGCGCGCAAGAAACGCAAGCTGATCACGGGCGGGCAGCACATCATCATCGAGTCGGGCCACCCCTCGCCGCTGAGTGAAACGTACTTCTTCGGTACCCGCCCTTTCTCCAAAGTGAACGCCGCGCTCGAGGAAGCCGGCAAGACGCCCATCGAGTGGCAACTGCCGGTGGTGGCCGAGGAGTAG
- the carA gene encoding glutamine-hydrolyzing carbamoyl-phosphate synthase small subunit has product MIRKERAILALEDGTVYRGYAFGHRGETVGEVVFNTSMTGYQEIMTDPSYNGQIVTITYPHVGNYGVAIYDMESNKPYVRGFISREFSGEYSNYRAQQSLEEFMQLHGVVSIQGIDTRALVRRLRTGGVIKGVIAHRSYTHPEDPYGEFTPAEEQVYVQRAKDHQDIDGFDMTKDVTTPLPYAFPTLRHGKRVVLMDFGIKHTIIERLSEVGIEPIVVPAHTTPAQIMALQPHGLFLSNGPGDPAPLEYAHKTAWEMMGLLPTFGICLGHQILGLAAGGQTFKMKFGHRGGNQPVKNLLTGGVEITSQNHGYAVDLDSIPNGAFVATHVNLNDGTLEGMAHSRYPVFSVQYHPEASPGPHDSRYLFDRFIEEIDAFDGASGTPVGKSSAGRLGI; this is encoded by the coding sequence ATGATCCGCAAAGAAAGAGCCATCCTGGCGCTCGAAGACGGCACGGTGTACCGGGGCTACGCCTTCGGGCACCGGGGCGAGACGGTGGGCGAGGTCGTGTTCAACACGTCCATGACCGGCTACCAGGAAATCATGACCGACCCCAGCTACAACGGGCAGATCGTGACCATCACCTATCCCCACGTCGGCAACTACGGCGTGGCGATCTACGACATGGAGAGCAACAAGCCCTACGTGCGGGGCTTTATCTCACGCGAGTTCTCGGGCGAGTACTCCAACTACCGCGCGCAGCAGTCGCTTGAAGAATTCATGCAGTTGCACGGCGTCGTCTCGATCCAGGGCATCGACACCCGCGCCCTGGTGCGGCGGCTGCGGACGGGCGGCGTGATCAAGGGCGTGATCGCGCACCGCTCCTACACCCACCCCGAAGACCCCTACGGCGAGTTCACCCCCGCCGAGGAGCAGGTGTATGTGCAGCGCGCGAAAGACCACCAGGACATCGACGGCTTCGACATGACCAAGGACGTCACCACGCCGCTGCCCTACGCTTTTCCCACCCTCCGGCACGGCAAGCGCGTCGTCCTGATGGATTTTGGAATCAAGCACACCATCATCGAGCGCCTGTCTGAAGTCGGCATCGAGCCCATCGTGGTGCCGGCGCACACCACGCCCGCGCAGATCATGGCGCTGCAACCGCACGGCCTTTTCCTGTCCAACGGCCCCGGCGACCCCGCGCCGCTGGAGTACGCCCACAAGACCGCCTGGGAGATGATGGGCCTGCTGCCGACGTTTGGCATCTGCCTCGGCCACCAGATTCTGGGGCTCGCGGCGGGCGGCCAGACCTTCAAGATGAAGTTCGGACACCGGGGTGGCAACCAGCCGGTGAAAAATCTGCTCACCGGTGGCGTCGAGATCACCTCGCAGAACCACGGCTACGCGGTGGACCTGGATTCCATTCCGAACGGGGCCTTCGTCGCCACCCACGTCAACCTTAACGACGGCACCCTGGAGGGCATGGCGCACAGCCGCTACCCGGTCTTCAGCGTGCAGTACCACCCCGAAGCGAGCCCGGGGCCGCACGACAGCCGCTACCTCTTCGACCGCTTCATCGAGGAGATCGACGCCTTCGACGGCGCCAGCGGCACCCCGGTGGGCAAGAGCAGCGCGGGGCGTCTGGGCATCTGA
- a CDS encoding N-acetyltransferase encodes MTYLSLDSIAVPDLHPQAELTVRKARLSDIGAIHELIGYWASRGLMLVRSKALLAETIRDFHLVIAAPRDAHPGGLAGVCGLHLLAHDLAEVRGLAIHPNMQGRGLGKQLVEACEAEARAIDLPALFAWTYQQGFFEKCGFTRIDKTNLHPKVWSECQRCAFFENCNEIAMFRALA; translated from the coding sequence ATGACCTACCTCTCGCTCGACTCCATCGCCGTCCCGGACCTGCATCCCCAGGCTGAGCTGACGGTGCGCAAGGCCCGGCTCTCGGACATTGGCGCGATTCACGAACTGATCGGCTACTGGGCGTCGCGCGGGCTGATGCTCGTTCGTTCCAAGGCCCTGCTCGCCGAGACGATCCGCGACTTTCACCTCGTGATCGCCGCGCCGAGGGACGCTCACCCGGGCGGGTTGGCGGGCGTGTGCGGGCTGCATCTGCTCGCCCATGACCTCGCCGAGGTGCGCGGGCTCGCCATTCACCCGAACATGCAGGGCCGGGGCTTGGGCAAGCAGCTCGTGGAGGCCTGCGAGGCCGAGGCGCGCGCCATCGACCTGCCGGCGCTGTTCGCCTGGACCTACCAGCAGGGCTTTTTCGAGAAGTGCGGCTTTACCCGCATCGACAAGACCAACCTTCATCCCAAGGTCTGGAGCGAGTGCCAGCGCTGCGCATTTTTCGAGAACTGCAACGAGATTGCGATGTTTCGGGCGTTGGCATGA
- a CDS encoding GNAT family N-acetyltransferase, with amino-acid sequence METDLAPGLSVTRGVRLAAPNEISTVLAVLTRCGMYTSSVTPEGSTYWLAEAGGEAVGCVGLEHGQGASLLRSAAVLPEARSLGIGRRLAETVLEAAARRGDRSLFLFSSDAGEFWQRFGFVPSTAAEVEAALPDVPQVRSGMCKGWIHGEQAWILRLSPGGPA; translated from the coding sequence ATGGAAACGGACCTTGCGCCCGGCCTGAGCGTGACGCGGGGGGTACGTCTGGCCGCCCCGAACGAGATCTCGACCGTCCTCGCCGTCCTGACCCGCTGCGGGATGTATACCAGCAGCGTGACCCCGGAGGGGAGCACCTACTGGCTCGCGGAGGCCGGGGGAGAGGCCGTCGGCTGCGTCGGCCTGGAGCACGGGCAGGGCGCGTCTCTGCTGCGTTCGGCGGCGGTGCTGCCGGAGGCGAGGTCACTGGGCATAGGGCGGCGGCTGGCGGAAACGGTGCTGGAGGCCGCAGCCCGGCGCGGGGACCGCTCGCTGTTTCTTTTCAGCTCAGACGCGGGCGAGTTCTGGCAGCGCTTCGGCTTCGTGCCGTCCACTGCCGCCGAAGTCGAGGCGGCGCTTCCCGACGTGCCGCAGGTCCGCAGCGGGATGTGTAAGGGCTGGATTCACGGCGAGCAGGCCTGGATCCTGCGCCTGTCGCCCGGAGGCCCCGCATGA